From uncultured Draconibacterium sp.:
CACCGAGCGCGAAGAACTTTATCAATACCTAAAGGAAAAATACAACCGCCCACTGCGCGTTTGCGGAATGGTGAAAAACGAGGGAGAACCGGGTGGCGGACCATTTTGGGCAATGAATGCCGACGGTACAATTTCGCTACAGGTAGTTGAAAGTTCGCAGATCGATCCGGACAGTGTTCAGCAACAGGATATTGTTCAGCATGCCACCCACTTTAACCCGGTTGATCTGGTTTGTGCAGTAAAAAATTACAAAGGAGAAAAATACGACCTTACCCAATTTACCGATCCGGCAACCGGCTTTATTTCGAAAAAATCGAAAGACGGGAAAGAGCTGAAAGCACAGGAATTACCGGGCTTGTGGAACGGAGCAATGAGCAACTGGAACACGCTTTTTGTAGAGGTTCCGATTGAAACATTTAACCCGGTAAAAACGGTAAACGACTTATTGCGCGATCAACACTTGTAAGATTGTTTTTGAGTTTCGGGCCGAATTATTAATTTCGCGAACTTATTTTTGCAATGAACGAGGAAAGAGATAATTTCAGGGAAGAAGATATTAGTGAGGCACTTAAACGCTTTAAGAGCTCTTTGGTTTCGGGCCGCTTAAAGTATTTCGACGTATCGGAATTTGAAGGAATTGTAGAGCAATTAATGGAAGAAGGCGACTTGCAGTCTTCTGAAATTGCCGCCCAACAAGGCATACAAATCCATCCAAATGCGGTTCCTCTTCATTTAAAATATGCACAAATTCTACTGAGCAAAGGTAAATACGACCAGGCTCAGAAATACCTCGATTTTGCTGAAAGAGTTGAAAATACCAATCCCGATGTTCACTTATTAAAAGGTTCGGCATCGCTGATTATGGGTAACGAAGATGGGGCAAAAGCATCATTCAGAAAAGCGATTAAATCCGGAAACGGAGAAACCGACGATATTTTATACCACGTTGGCTCGGCATTTATTCAGATTGGCGAAATAAGTGAGGCCATTTCGTATTTCAAGAAAGCCTTAAAGCTGAATCCGAAACACGAGCTTGCATTGTACGACCTGGCGTTCTTTACCGACCAGATTGGTGATTACAAAAACAGTATCAAATATTACAATCGATTTATCGATAACGATGTGTACAATTACACCGCATGGTTTAACCTGGGAATTGTATTTAACAAAGCTGATATGCACGACAAGGCAATTGAGGCTTATGAATATACGTTGGCGATAAACGAAAATTTTCACATGGCGCTGTTCAATATCGGAAATGCCCTGGCCAATTCGGGTCGCTTTAAAGAGGCCATTGATAAATACAGGGAATTTCTGGAATTCGACCCCGATAACGACGATGCTTATTGTTACATGGGCGAATGTTACCTTAACCTGGACGACCAGTTGCAATCGGAACACAATTACCTGAAAGCAATTTCTATAAATCCGGAAAATGATACCGCTCATTTTGGCGTTGGGCTGATAATGTGGATTGCGAAAAAGTACGACAGAAGTATCGACTACATCAAAAAAGCCATAAAAATAGACAAGCAAAACTCGGAATACTGGTTGACTTTGGGTAAAGTACAAAACGATACTGATGATTTGGACGAAGCAGTAAAAGCTTTTAAACAAGGTGCACGCATTGATGCTGAGAACACTGAGATCTGGCTTACCTGGGCAGAAACATTAATGAAGCACGGAGAAACAAAAGGTGCCATCCGAATTCTAAAAAAGGCTATTGACAACAACGACGATTCGATGCTGAAATACCGTTTGGTAGCGATATTGCTTGGTGCCCGAAAACGCAAGGAAGCTTACGAATGGTTGCGTTCGGCCATGTTGCAGGATTTTGAAAACATCAATTACCTGTTCGATATTTATCCGAGAGCGCTAAAAAGTAAACAGCTTAAAAAGGTTGTTGACGATTTCCGCCGGGGTGATAAATAAGCAAGTACCGATCATTCTTTATCCATTTTATTAAATCCCCGATCAAAATCAGTATCAGGGAGTCAACTTCTTCTTCGAAACCCTGTTTTACAATTTGTTTTTGTATTTTGGCGTCCCGAAATAGAAATTTACACCGTTACAAATTCACTTGCTAAAAATGAACAGATCAGCAAAAGATTATTTTACTCTGGTATTAAAGGGAATGGGAATGGGTGCTGCCGATGTAGTACCGGGCGTTTCCGGAGGAACAATTGCTTTTATAACTGGCATTTACGAAGAATTGATTAACTCGATAAAGTCGATCAATTTAACCGCGATAAAGCTGTTGCTCAGTTTTAAACTGGCCGAATTCTGGAAAGCCATTAACGGAACTTTCCTTATCAGTGTTTTTATCGGAGTTGGAATAAGCGTTTTCTCACTGGCAAAAGGGCTGGAATATTTGCTTCATCACTACCCTATTTTAGTGTGGTCGTTCTTTTTTGGGCTCATCGTTGCATCTGCCATTTATGTAGCACGCTCCATAAAACGATGGAAAGCAGACACGGTTATTGGCGGTTTGGCCGGAATTGTAATCGCATTTATGATAACCGTAATTTCTCCAGCTGAAGTAGAAAATCCAAGCTACTGGTTTATTTTTATTTCCGGAATGATTGCAATTTGTGCAATGATACTGCCAGGAATTTCGGGTAGTTTCATTCTGGTTTTACTTGGCATGTATAAATTTATTCTCGGCGAAGTTGGTGATTTAAACTTTGTCGTAATAGGTATTTTCATGGTTGGAGCTGCTATCGGAATCATCGCATTCTCAAATGTATTATCATGGTTGCTTAAAAAATATCACAATACAACAATTGCTTTGTTGGCTGGATTTATGGTTGGTTCTTTAAATAAGGTTTGGCCATGGAAAGAAGAAGCTTCTGAAATCGATTTAGGAAGTAATATTTTACCCGGAACTTACGAGCAAATCACAGGTCACGAAGCCTGGTTATTGGGTGCAATTGTACTGGCAGTTGCCGGGTTTGCACTCATATTTGTTGTTGAAGGAATTGGAAAAAAACTTAAAAAGTAACCAGTTGCAGTTTACAGTATTCAGTTAGAAAAAATACACAAGATGAAAAAATACGGACTATTAGGCTACCCACTCACCCACTCATTTTCAAAACGCTATTTCACCGAACGTTTTGAAACGGAAAAAATAGATTCAACTTATGACAATTTCGAAATCGATGCGATAACCAAATTTCCGGAGGTAGTAAAAGACAATCCGGAAGTAATCGGATTTAACGTTACCATTCCATATAAAGAGCAGGTGATTCCGTATTTGGATGAGTTGAATGATTCGGCAAAAGAGATTGGCGCTGTTAATACCATTCGCGTTACACGAACTGAAAACGGCGTGCACTTAAAAGGATTTAATACCGATACTTTTGGTTTTGAGTCGTCATTGAAACCGCTTTTAAAAGAGCATCATAAAAAAGCACTGATCCTGGGAACAGGCGGTGCTTCGAAAGCATTAAAATATGTACTCAGCAAATTGGGCATTGAATATATTTCAGCGTCGATTGAAGAGTTGAAGGAAAACGAAATTCGTTATGAAGATATTGATGAAAAGTTGATGGGTGAACGCTTGTTAATTATCAACGCTACGCCGCTTGGAACCTATCCAAAAGTAGAGACTTTCCCAAATATTCCTTACGAATTTGTAACTGACAAACATTTACTTTTTGATCTGGTTTATAATCCGGAAGTAACGCAGTTTATGGCAAAAGGACAAGCCAAAGGAGCTACAGTTAAAAATGGTTACGAAATGTTACTGAATCAGGCTAAAAAGTCTTATGAGATTTGGAACTCGGAGGAATAATATTGTAGCAAGTTTCAAATTTATTGAAAGATCATCCCCCTTAATCCCCCTTCGAAGGGGGAAAACGACGAAGGAGTTGGGGGATGAAAACCTAAAATGTAACAGATTCGAACCATGGATAAAACAAAAGTACTTTTCGTATGTCTCGGGAACATT
This genomic window contains:
- a CDS encoding tetratricopeptide repeat protein; protein product: MNEERDNFREEDISEALKRFKSSLVSGRLKYFDVSEFEGIVEQLMEEGDLQSSEIAAQQGIQIHPNAVPLHLKYAQILLSKGKYDQAQKYLDFAERVENTNPDVHLLKGSASLIMGNEDGAKASFRKAIKSGNGETDDILYHVGSAFIQIGEISEAISYFKKALKLNPKHELALYDLAFFTDQIGDYKNSIKYYNRFIDNDVYNYTAWFNLGIVFNKADMHDKAIEAYEYTLAINENFHMALFNIGNALANSGRFKEAIDKYREFLEFDPDNDDAYCYMGECYLNLDDQLQSEHNYLKAISINPENDTAHFGVGLIMWIAKKYDRSIDYIKKAIKIDKQNSEYWLTLGKVQNDTDDLDEAVKAFKQGARIDAENTEIWLTWAETLMKHGETKGAIRILKKAIDNNDDSMLKYRLVAILLGARKRKEAYEWLRSAMLQDFENINYLFDIYPRALKSKQLKKVVDDFRRGDK
- a CDS encoding DUF368 domain-containing protein; translated protein: MNRSAKDYFTLVLKGMGMGAADVVPGVSGGTIAFITGIYEELINSIKSINLTAIKLLLSFKLAEFWKAINGTFLISVFIGVGISVFSLAKGLEYLLHHYPILVWSFFFGLIVASAIYVARSIKRWKADTVIGGLAGIVIAFMITVISPAEVENPSYWFIFISGMIAICAMILPGISGSFILVLLGMYKFILGEVGDLNFVVIGIFMVGAAIGIIAFSNVLSWLLKKYHNTTIALLAGFMVGSLNKVWPWKEEASEIDLGSNILPGTYEQITGHEAWLLGAIVLAVAGFALIFVVEGIGKKLKK
- the aroE gene encoding shikimate dehydrogenase (AroE; catalyzes the conversion of shikimate to 3-dehydroshikimate); amino-acid sequence: MKKYGLLGYPLTHSFSKRYFTERFETEKIDSTYDNFEIDAITKFPEVVKDNPEVIGFNVTIPYKEQVIPYLDELNDSAKEIGAVNTIRVTRTENGVHLKGFNTDTFGFESSLKPLLKEHHKKALILGTGGASKALKYVLSKLGIEYISASIEELKENEIRYEDIDEKLMGERLLIINATPLGTYPKVETFPNIPYEFVTDKHLLFDLVYNPEVTQFMAKGQAKGATVKNGYEMLLNQAKKSYEIWNSEE